From Lytechinus variegatus isolate NC3 chromosome 16, Lvar_3.0, whole genome shotgun sequence, the proteins below share one genomic window:
- the LOC121429525 gene encoding toll-like receptor 3, translating into MYAGPSVVNLSGIRMFNLLPITPTIFLILVFTLTFNHGKASGLSKSCEQDWNLKIAYCSNLHLSSVPTYLVPDLRELYFSGNLLGRLRNDTFLNYPSLRVLKLSSNNLSVVDHGAFTPLKNLVELDIGYNTYLTTLKRSMFDSNSFSTLLAGSVNMDSFGGDLLACFARDAIVNLQENSIRQINWTSYNALFDVNLNQNKFRQLSDENFVVNSKINTLHLSGNPVEYITPSFVSSLKVSVLYLRETRLAVSEFSNFFSGVKLSHYIQEIGLSDSSLHLIDPGFFSPLKGKSLRTLDISLSKIGNIQNNSLTGLDGLTQLLLGFNYLGSVEPSYFNGMVALTKLSLEENNINVINSQNESWDLSLTHLNIARNQFREINSSAFQGLHTLQFLDLSGNIELRVIDKNTFANVPFLKMLDLSGTSITDLHAIHHLPFLTSLILQSAYCPSHLIQPGNLGNETPSLAELNLVDAELFTSKLWDPNSKTSSFLGLYRLSRLELSKNALFPLSVGLFKNLSNLNILRLDDCKIHELKIGVLEDLRNLSQLDLANNLFVFLPRGVFDKIKNLKELILDGNQLSYLDSNLFKFNMDLTYLDISNNNLAGLNKSTFESLDRLRVLDLAYNPLVCNCDLKWLHSWLKGSVEIVNSLDTTCLDSPATLAPFGGKQLITFDPSKDCAVNIALYCGLSVVVVMLLLILGLAYYHRWWIGYQLFLLKLCFVGYNEIREDVPRGNFLYDIAIMLHEDDGEWVDEHLRPALAERLPDYDRIVCGDNELMIGMHYLDAVHYAVEKSFKTIFVISRAALRDQWYLLKFRTALEYINDVATEKITLFFVEDIGHEELPFLIRLFLSDHRPYLVWSDNERGQHYLWEELVKVVTVNLRCNNLVPP; encoded by the exons ATGTATGCAG GACCATCCGTGGTGAATCTATCGGGAATCAGGATGTTCAATCTTCTGCCAATCACTCCCACCATTTTCCTCATTCTGGTATTCACGTTAACATTTAACCACGGGAAGGCTTCCGGTCTTTCTAAATCATGTGAACAGGATTGGAATTTGAAAATTGCTTATTGCTCAAACCTCCATCTCAGCTCAGTGCCCACCTATCTTGTACCAGATCTCAGAGAACTTTACTTCAGCGGAAACCTCCTTGGTAGGCTTAGAAACGATACCTTTCTAAACTACCCCAGTCTCAGGGTACTCAAATTAAGCAGTAATAACTTATCGGTGGTGGATCATGGCGCCTTCACACCTCTGAAGAACTTGGTGGAACTGGACATTGGATATAATACGTACCTAACTACACTGAAAAGAAGTATGTTTGACTCTAACAGCTTTTCGACTTTGCTAGCCGGCTCTGTGAATATGGACTCATTTGGAGGCGACCTCCTTGCATGTTTTGCCCGAGATGCCATAGTGAATCTTCAAGAAAATAGCATTCGCCAGATAAATTGGACAAGTTATAATGCTTTATTCGACGTTAACctgaatcaaaacaaatttcGCCAGCTTTCTGATGAGAATTTTGTGGTAAACAGTAAAATCAATACATTGCATTTATCGGGAAATCCGGTGGAATACATTACTCCCAGTTTTGTTTCTTCACTAAAAGTATCCGTTCTTTATTTAAGAGAGACCCGTCTGGCAGTATCAGAGTTTTCGAATTTCTTTTCTGGAGTCAAATTGTCACATTATATTCAGGAGATAGGATTGTCAGATTCCAGCCTTCATTTAATAGATCCAGGTTTCTTCTCCCCTCTAAAGGGAAAAAGTCTCCGAACTCTTGACATTTCTTTAAGTAAGATTGGGAATATCCAGAACAATTCATTAACAGGTTTAGATGGGTTGACACAGCTTCTCCTGGGCTTTAACTACCTGGGCAGTGTTGAACCAAGTTATTTTAACGGAATGGTAGCTCTAACCAAACTCTCCCTcgaagaaaataatatcaatgtcATCAACAGTCAAAATGAAAGTTGGGATCTATCACTAACTCATCTGAATATAGCTCGTAACCAGTTTAGGGAGATTAACAGCTCTGCATTCCAAGGACTCCATACTCTCCAGTTCCTTGATTTAAGTGGAAATATCGAATTGCGTGTCATTGATAAAAATACCTTTGCCAATGTCCCGTTCCTCAAAATGTTAGATCTGTCAGGTACATCTATAACTGATCTGCATGCAATACACCATCTTCCTTTCCTAACTAGCCTAATTCTACAATCGGCATATTGTCCCAGTCACCTGATCCAGCCAGGTAATCTTGGTAATGAAACGCCTTCTCTGGCTGAACTAAATTTAGTCGACGCTGAACTCTTTACAAGCAAGCTATGGGATCCCAACAGCAAGACTTCATCTTTTCTTGGCCTGTACAGGCTATCAAGGCTGGAGCTATCAAAGAATGCACTGTTTCCCCTGTCAGTAGGGCTCTTTAAAAATCTATCCAATCTCAACATTTTACGTTTAGATGATTGCAAGATCCATGAGCTGAAAATTGGTGTTTTGGAGGATCTTAGAAACTTGTCCCAATTAGATTTAGCGAATAAcctatttgtttttcttcctcgAGGTGTATTTGACAAGATTAAAAACTTGAAGGAACTGATACTTGATGGGAATCAATTATCATATCTTGATTCAAATCTCTTCAAGTTCAACATGGATCTTACTTATTTAGACATTTCCAATAATAATCTAGCGGGCTTGAACAAGAGCACGTTTGAATCCTTGGACAGACTTCGTGTCCTTGATCTGGCGTATAACCCTTTGGTCTGCAACTGTGATCTTAAATGGCTACACAGTTGGTTGAAAGGATCAGTAGAGATTGTAAATTCATTGGATACCACCTGTCTCGATTCTCCGGCCACCCTGGCGCCCTTCGGGGGGAAGCAACTGATCACCTTTGATCCAAGTAAAGATTGCGCTGTGAACATCGCGCTATACTGTGGCCTTTCCGTAGTTGTTGTGATGCTTCTCCTAATATTAGGTTTGGCATACTATCATCGATGGTGGATTGGGTATCAGTTATTCCTCCTCAAGCTCTGCTTCGTCGGGTACAATGAAATCCGTGAGGACGTCCCTCGAGGAAACTTCCTGTACGACATCGCCATAATGCTTCACGAAGACGACGGGGAATGGGTCGATGAACACCTTCGGCCAGCTCTCGCTGAAAGACTCCCGGATTACGACCGCATCGTTTGCGGTGATAACGAGCTCATGATTGGTATGCACTACCTCGACGCTGTCCACTATGCCGTCGAAAAGAGCTTTAAAACTATATTCGTCATTAGTCGTGCTGCATTGCGGGACCAGTGGTATCTTCTGAAGTTCCGAACAGCTCTTGAGTACATCAACGACGTTGCAACGGAGAAGATTACTCTTTTCTTTGTTGAAGACATCGGTCATGAAGAACTTCCTTTCCTGATTCGTTTATTCTTGAGCGATCATCGACCGTATCTCGTCTGGTCAGATAACGAAAGGGGTCAGCATTATTTATGGGAAGAATTGGTTAAAGTCGTCACGGTCAACCTCAGATGCAACAATCTGGTACCTCCGTGA